A region of Subdoligranulum variabile DNA encodes the following proteins:
- a CDS encoding LytR/AlgR family response regulator transcription factor, which yields MKEQLEHELPHCMDAVLARYSKHRDVLEMKFVEGKYCVYQDEIVYMESQGHKVNFHLSLGMSVRILTAHTTIDAMQLQLNQNRFVRPHKSFLVNCSYIDKIECGNILLQSGDRITISQSRKKDVDALLTAIL from the coding sequence ATGAAGGAGCAACTGGAACATGAACTTCCCCACTGCATGGATGCAGTGCTTGCAAGATATTCCAAGCACAGAGATGTGCTTGAAATGAAATTCGTTGAAGGAAAGTATTGCGTGTACCAGGATGAAATCGTCTATATGGAAAGCCAAGGTCATAAAGTGAATTTTCATCTTTCTTTAGGGATGTCTGTTCGAATTTTGACAGCGCACACAACGATAGATGCTATGCAACTACAACTAAACCAAAATCGTTTTGTACGGCCACACAAAAGTTTCCTTGTGAATTGTTCCTATATTGACAAGATTGAGTGTGGCAATATTCTTCTGCAAAGCGGTGATAGAATCACCATTTCGCAAAGCCGCAAGAAAGATGTCGATGCATTGCTCACAGCAATTCTATAA
- a CDS encoding RNA polymerase sigma factor: MLFIYLAMIDDDTQRSKFEYIYHTYYGMMYRVAYELTKDQRLAEDAVHETMVNIIEDIDTIRMDNPKELKSYLYVVTKSKTIDFIRRWEKRKTSLYPADEVPEINNFDSPDEIALTKITLQKALQALNELPEKYRITLVMKIKGYKLKDIACLTNTSEANVKNRIHRARKYIFSKLK; this comes from the coding sequence ATGCTTTTTATCTATCTCGCCATGATTGACGATGATACGCAGAGATCAAAATTTGAGTACATCTACCACACATACTATGGAATGATGTATAGAGTTGCTTATGAACTCACAAAAGATCAGCGTCTGGCTGAAGATGCAGTACACGAAACAATGGTGAATATTATTGAAGATATTGATACCATACGTATGGACAACCCTAAAGAGCTAAAATCATACCTTTATGTTGTGACTAAAAGCAAAACCATCGACTTCATTCGAAGATGGGAAAAACGCAAGACATCCTTGTATCCTGCCGACGAGGTTCCAGAAATAAATAATTTTGATAGTCCAGATGAGATTGCTCTCACCAAAATTACCCTGCAGAAAGCGCTGCAAGCACTCAATGAATTGCCTGAAAAGTATCGAATAACATTGGTTATGAAAATCAAAGGGTACAAACTTAAAGATATTGCTTGCCTTACCAATACCTCGGAGGCGAATGTTAAAAATAGAATTCACCGTGCACGAAAGTATATTTTTAGTAAACTAAAATAA
- a CDS encoding DUF4367 domain-containing protein, with translation MKKKENDEIRITPDALISLVVTEAEERELASMPSLKEMNAQFHPSEQFQQKMDRLLKKARRKEGWVQIWKPTKKVLIAFTSVMTALTFALLPVQAVQDAVVDTLIQWRDGFMNIVYSQETDRQHFDIASKINLSCILTGFTLTDEETSNQDRYIAEFTSDSGGWYTVRVVDIGSEQEVGIDNELTRYYELEFDGNHAIWGIREDNSNVLVWEADGLSFTIYGNPNISELIKVAEGITVDSTLK, from the coding sequence ATGAAAAAGAAAGAGAATGACGAAATCCGCATTACGCCAGATGCACTGATTTCATTGGTTGTGACGGAGGCAGAAGAGCGCGAACTGGCTTCCATGCCGAGTCTGAAAGAAATGAATGCTCAGTTTCATCCTTCCGAACAGTTTCAGCAGAAAATGGACCGGCTCTTAAAAAAGGCGCGCCGAAAAGAGGGATGGGTCCAAATTTGGAAACCTACCAAGAAGGTGTTGATAGCTTTTACCAGCGTTATGACTGCACTGACATTTGCCCTCCTTCCCGTTCAAGCAGTTCAAGATGCCGTAGTGGATACCTTGATCCAATGGCGAGATGGTTTTATGAACATCGTCTATTCCCAAGAAACAGATCGACAACATTTTGATATTGCTTCGAAAATTAACTTGAGTTGCATCCTTACAGGTTTTACACTTACAGATGAAGAGACATCAAATCAAGATCGGTACATTGCTGAATTCACATCAGACAGCGGTGGTTGGTATACTGTCAGAGTTGTTGATATTGGCTCGGAGCAAGAAGTCGGGATTGACAACGAACTAACCAGATACTATGAACTCGAATTTGATGGAAACCATGCAATCTGGGGAATACGCGAAGATAATAGCAACGTATTGGTTTGGGAAGCTGATGGGCTATCCTTCACTATTTATGGCAATCCTAACATTTCAGAACTTATAAAAGTGGCCGAGGGAATCACTGTGGATTCCACTCTCAAATAG
- a CDS encoding RNA polymerase sigma factor, producing MLTFYISMLETEEQQDKFSYIYQNYVGFMYHVAKEVVKEHYLAEDVVHETFLQLIRIIDKVHIDDELTLRAFLRRVTHNKAVDCVRKWDKVRPTEDNELERYDTKHKQDPETIAIDALAFNELIAMISKMDDRYRTPLELKLQGYQVKEIATILNITPENTKVRIFRARRMILDKLESYHEKERE from the coding sequence ATGCTGACTTTTTATATCTCCATGCTGGAAACCGAGGAACAGCAGGATAAATTTTCGTACATTTATCAGAACTACGTTGGCTTCATGTATCATGTTGCAAAGGAAGTAGTAAAAGAGCATTATCTGGCTGAGGACGTTGTACATGAAACTTTTTTGCAGTTGATACGGATTATAGATAAAGTACATATTGACGATGAACTTACACTTCGTGCTTTTCTGCGGAGGGTCACCCATAATAAGGCCGTTGATTGTGTGCGCAAATGGGACAAGGTTCGCCCGACCGAAGACAATGAATTAGAACGCTATGACACCAAACATAAACAGGACCCCGAAACTATTGCAATTGATGCACTTGCCTTTAATGAGTTGATTGCAATGATTTCGAAGATGGATGATCGGTATCGTACGCCGTTGGAACTAAAATTGCAGGGTTATCAAGTGAAAGAAATCGCAACAATTTTGAACATCACTCCGGAAAACACAAAAGTGCGAATTTTTCGAGCGCGGAGAATGATATTAGATAAATTGGAGAGCTATCATGAAAAAGAAAGAGAATGA
- a CDS encoding helix-turn-helix domain-containing protein — protein MDISKEELYKAIGTKIRAMRTAKGWTQEELGNKFDVSPQYISRIERGSGHLSLQKLYVLAGVLECSIYAILPSSPSKISNFFSDELQYQLDHCSAEQKAHLIGYITWYLQSCDPNPNRTL, from the coding sequence GTGGACATTTCGAAGGAAGAACTTTACAAAGCGATTGGAACAAAAATTCGCGCAATGCGTACAGCAAAGGGATGGACACAAGAAGAACTGGGCAACAAGTTTGATGTATCTCCCCAGTACATTAGTCGTATAGAAAGAGGTTCTGGACATCTTTCTCTGCAAAAGCTCTACGTTCTTGCGGGCGTACTGGAATGTTCAATTTACGCAATATTGCCATCCTCGCCTTCAAAAATAAGTAATTTCTTTTCTGACGAACTGCAATATCAACTTGATCATTGCTCCGCGGAACAGAAAGCGCACCTGATTGGTTATATCACCTGGTATTTGCAATCATGTGATCCAAATCCCAACAGGACGCTTTAA
- a CDS encoding sigma factor-like helix-turn-helix DNA-binding protein, whose amino-acid sequence MGFNYGREKRAFDEKWARLEVEYRAAGMSEKAIQDMKNYDWQWFCSERTYRNHVQTLPVGDAESHGDVFFKQARLESITSQWDAGDVDHSRFGWLSALEDEKLYNKLRALSDKDLELLTLLCVDGFQQADIARRMNCSRNAVHKRLKKIKKILKKG is encoded by the coding sequence ATGGGTTTTAATTATGGGCGCGAAAAGCGCGCTTTTGATGAAAAATGGGCACGGCTGGAAGTGGAATATCGCGCGGCAGGGATGTCCGAAAAAGCAATCCAAGACATGAAGAATTATGATTGGCAATGGTTTTGCAGTGAACGAACCTATCGCAACCATGTACAAACTTTGCCAGTTGGTGATGCTGAGAGTCATGGCGATGTATTTTTCAAACAAGCACGTTTGGAATCAATAACTTCCCAATGGGATGCCGGTGACGTAGATCACTCTCGCTTCGGTTGGTTGTCTGCTTTAGAAGATGAGAAGCTTTACAATAAATTGCGCGCTCTCTCTGATAAAGACCTGGAATTGCTGACGCTCCTTTGTGTTGATGGTTTCCAACAGGCAGATATTGCTCGTAGAATGAACTGCTCACGCAATGCCGTGCATAAGCGGCTTAAAAAAATTAAAAAAATTCTGAAAAAAGGGTGA
- a CDS encoding recombinase family protein — translation MNNMQQLYFGNLALDPNRQRRIVYYGRVSTEHEAQLEALEKQMQWYEDQTKYHPNWTVVGKYIDEGITGTLAKKRPSFMKMIEDAKQRKFDLIVTREVCRFARNTVDTLVLTRELKNYGVEVYFVSDNIWTMDGDGELRLTIMATLAQEESRKISERVRAGQAVSRENGVLFGNGNIIGYDRVGSTYVINPEQAATIRTIFELYSQGLGQMKIVNELTRRGCKDGNGNVKWSCIKISRILRNATYMGYICYNKSKVNNFLEKKRIKNLDEDSFILKKGDFEPIISEALWHQCENIRNGRIHKYQMPSGEERRRGTRIAQNLWVKKLRCRCGAGYNRFKWRVLRDGTPVYGYQCNYRTQNPAKTFVEKNHLDSQKYCDAIAICEWKLDLMAKMIFDQLWGDQREAVLKACQMVESCILSTTLQTDSEKAEKQKKIEKLEQRLLNLGQMRADGELTREQFQKLYAQTTTELDALKTQQNSVPDSAEEKVSFDLNKIKKGLSQMVDITAPRISEELIDEFVEAVTPVENHHYRWKMTFGEMKSGQERYNLMEPENSPVLSFTIDFETARQYRMSNGLPAQFRQRDWTDLNVEVYL, via the coding sequence ATGAACAATATGCAACAACTGTACTTCGGAAATCTAGCTTTAGACCCTAACCGACAGCGCCGGATCGTCTATTATGGCCGTGTTTCAACAGAACATGAGGCTCAGCTTGAAGCGTTGGAAAAGCAGATGCAGTGGTACGAGGACCAAACAAAGTATCATCCAAATTGGACTGTGGTAGGTAAGTACATCGACGAAGGGATCACTGGAACGCTCGCTAAAAAGCGTCCTTCCTTTATGAAGATGATTGAGGACGCCAAGCAGCGAAAGTTTGATCTTATCGTCACTCGTGAGGTATGCCGTTTTGCAAGAAATACCGTAGACACTTTGGTACTTACTCGTGAACTCAAAAACTATGGTGTTGAGGTCTATTTCGTATCTGATAACATCTGGACAATGGATGGAGACGGCGAATTACGGCTTACGATCATGGCTACGTTGGCTCAAGAGGAAAGTCGAAAGATTTCAGAGCGGGTTCGAGCAGGACAAGCCGTAAGCAGAGAAAACGGTGTTCTATTTGGGAACGGAAATATCATCGGTTATGATCGGGTAGGAAGCACTTATGTCATTAACCCGGAGCAAGCAGCTACAATCCGTACAATTTTCGAACTATACTCACAAGGTCTGGGGCAAATGAAAATCGTCAACGAACTGACGCGGCGTGGATGTAAGGACGGTAATGGAAACGTGAAATGGTCCTGCATCAAAATCAGCCGGATTCTTCGCAACGCCACTTATATGGGTTATATCTGCTATAACAAGTCAAAAGTCAACAACTTTTTGGAAAAAAAGCGAATTAAGAATTTAGATGAGGATTCTTTTATCCTTAAGAAAGGCGACTTTGAGCCTATTATATCGGAAGCTCTATGGCATCAGTGCGAAAATATCCGAAACGGCCGGATTCACAAATATCAAATGCCTTCTGGGGAGGAGCGCAGACGAGGCACAAGAATCGCTCAAAACCTGTGGGTCAAGAAACTACGTTGCCGCTGCGGCGCTGGATACAATCGCTTCAAATGGAGGGTGCTACGGGATGGAACCCCTGTTTACGGATACCAATGCAATTACCGTACACAAAACCCCGCAAAGACTTTTGTAGAAAAGAATCATCTCGATAGCCAAAAATATTGTGATGCGATCGCCATCTGTGAGTGGAAGCTTGATTTGATGGCAAAGATGATTTTTGACCAACTGTGGGGAGACCAAAGAGAAGCTGTTTTGAAGGCCTGTCAGATGGTTGAATCTTGCATCCTTTCTACGACGTTACAAACTGATTCAGAAAAAGCGGAAAAACAAAAGAAAATCGAAAAATTGGAGCAACGTCTTCTGAATCTCGGTCAGATGCGAGCGGATGGTGAACTGACAAGGGAGCAATTTCAGAAGTTATATGCACAGACCACTACAGAATTGGACGCCTTGAAAACGCAACAGAATAGCGTTCCAGACTCAGCTGAGGAAAAAGTCAGCTTCGACCTGAACAAAATCAAAAAAGGGCTTTCTCAAATGGTGGACATTACGGCACCTCGTATTTCTGAAGAACTGATAGATGAATTTGTGGAGGCTGTTACCCCAGTCGAGAATCATCATTATCGCTGGAAAATGACCTTCGGAGAAATGAAGTCAGGACAAGAACGATATAACCTTATGGAGCCGGAAAATTCCCCTGTACTCTCATTTACGATTGACTTTGAGACTGCCCGCCAGTATCGTATGTCGAATGGGTTGCCCGCCCAATTCCGTCAGCGTGACTGGACTGATCTGAACGTGGAAGTGTATTTGTAA
- the ppdK gene encoding pyruvate, phosphate dikinase: MSKKFLYLFKEGHDAFGGDQTTMKNILGGKGAGLAEMTHAGMPVPQGFTITTEACTQYYADNREINEEIKADIFKYMGILEEQTGKTFGSVDNPLLVSVRSGARQSMPGMMDTILNLGLNDQAVEGLAKKTDNPRFAYDCYRRFIQMYSDVVMELGKSFFEERIDAMKERKGVKQDVELTADDLKELVKEFKQIYREKQGSEFPQDPKEQLIGAVKAVFRSWDNPRANVYRKMNEIPYEWGTAVNVQQMAFGNSGMRSGTGVAFTRNPATGEKKLMGEYLINAQGEDVVAGIRTPSPISKLHEEMPEVYDQFVEIATRLENYYKDMQDMEFTIEDGKLFMLQTRNGKRTAQAALQIACDLVDEGVISEQTAVLRVEPKQLDTLLHPQFDAAALKAAEAIGKGLAASPGSACGRVVFSAEDAEEKVKDEAWKKVVLVRLETSPEDIVGMQVSQGILTVRGGMTSHAAVVARGMGTCCVSGCGNDNDVVIDYDAKTITINGHLFHEGDWMSIDGSTGNIYEGQIATVASTENANFKRFMGWADAARQMKVLTNADNPRDAQNAVDMGAEGIGLCRTEHMFFAEDRIKAVREMICARTVEERKTALAKVEPYQEADFTAMYRIMGDRPMTIRYLDPPLHEFLPTKPEEIEALAKDMGMTTEELNNVVVSLHEFNPMMGHRGCRLCVTYPEIAEMQTNAVIKAALKVSAETGKMITPHIMIPLVGEVKELKYVKDVVVKTADKLIAEAGVDMKYQIGTMIEIPRAALTAGQIAKEADFFSFGTNDLTQMTFGFSRDDAAKFLTAYYDTKIYESDPFQHLDQVGVGKLIKMAAHDGRETNPNLGLGICGEHGGDPSSVEFCHNVGLDYVSCSPYRVPIARLAAAQAAIKAPRAMKD, from the coding sequence ATGAGCAAGAAATTCTTGTACCTGTTCAAAGAGGGCCATGACGCCTTCGGCGGCGACCAGACCACCATGAAGAACATTCTGGGTGGCAAGGGCGCCGGCCTGGCCGAGATGACCCACGCCGGCATGCCGGTTCCGCAGGGCTTCACCATCACCACCGAAGCCTGCACCCAGTACTATGCCGACAACCGCGAGATCAACGAAGAGATCAAAGCGGACATCTTCAAATACATGGGCATTTTGGAGGAGCAGACCGGCAAGACCTTCGGCTCCGTGGACAACCCGCTGCTGGTTTCCGTCCGTTCCGGTGCCCGTCAGTCCATGCCCGGCATGATGGATACCATCCTGAACCTGGGCCTGAACGACCAGGCTGTTGAGGGCCTGGCCAAGAAGACCGACAACCCCCGTTTTGCTTATGACTGCTACCGCCGCTTCATCCAGATGTACTCTGACGTCGTCATGGAGTTGGGCAAGAGCTTCTTCGAGGAGCGCATCGACGCCATGAAGGAGCGCAAGGGAGTGAAGCAGGACGTCGAGCTGACTGCCGATGACCTGAAGGAACTCGTCAAGGAGTTCAAGCAGATCTACCGCGAGAAGCAGGGCAGCGAGTTCCCGCAGGATCCGAAGGAACAGCTGATCGGCGCCGTGAAGGCCGTCTTCCGTTCCTGGGACAACCCCCGCGCCAACGTTTATCGTAAGATGAACGAGATCCCCTACGAGTGGGGCACTGCCGTCAACGTCCAGCAGATGGCGTTCGGCAACTCCGGCATGCGTTCCGGTACTGGCGTTGCTTTCACCCGTAACCCCGCTACTGGCGAGAAGAAGCTGATGGGCGAGTACCTGATCAACGCTCAGGGCGAAGACGTCGTGGCCGGTATCCGTACTCCTTCTCCCATCAGCAAGCTGCATGAGGAGATGCCCGAGGTTTACGATCAGTTCGTTGAGATCGCTACCCGCCTCGAGAACTACTACAAGGATATGCAGGACATGGAGTTCACCATCGAGGATGGCAAGCTCTTCATGCTGCAGACCCGTAACGGCAAGCGTACCGCCCAGGCTGCTCTGCAGATTGCCTGCGACCTGGTGGACGAGGGTGTCATCAGCGAGCAGACTGCTGTTCTGCGCGTGGAGCCCAAGCAGCTGGATACCCTGCTGCATCCCCAGTTTGACGCTGCTGCTCTGAAGGCTGCCGAGGCAATCGGCAAGGGCCTGGCTGCTTCTCCGGGATCTGCCTGCGGCCGTGTCGTCTTCTCTGCGGAAGACGCCGAAGAGAAGGTCAAGGACGAAGCCTGGAAGAAGGTCGTCCTGGTCCGTCTCGAGACCAGCCCCGAGGATATCGTCGGTATGCAGGTCTCTCAGGGCATCCTGACCGTCCGTGGCGGTATGACCAGCCACGCCGCCGTTGTCGCTCGTGGCATGGGCACCTGCTGTGTTTCCGGCTGCGGCAACGACAACGATGTCGTCATTGACTATGACGCCAAGACCATCACCATCAACGGCCACCTCTTCCATGAGGGCGACTGGATGAGCATTGATGGCTCCACTGGTAACATCTACGAGGGCCAGATCGCCACTGTGGCTTCCACCGAGAACGCCAACTTCAAGCGCTTCATGGGCTGGGCTGACGCTGCCCGTCAGATGAAGGTCCTGACCAACGCCGATAACCCGCGCGACGCTCAGAACGCCGTTGATATGGGTGCTGAAGGCATCGGTCTGTGCCGTACCGAGCATATGTTCTTCGCTGAGGACCGCATCAAGGCTGTCCGTGAGATGATCTGCGCCCGTACGGTTGAGGAGCGCAAGACTGCTCTGGCCAAGGTCGAGCCCTACCAGGAGGCCGACTTTACTGCCATGTACCGCATCATGGGCGACCGTCCGATGACCATCCGTTATCTGGATCCGCCGCTGCATGAGTTCCTGCCCACCAAGCCCGAGGAGATCGAGGCTCTGGCCAAGGACATGGGTATGACCACCGAAGAGCTGAACAACGTGGTTGTCAGCCTGCACGAGTTCAACCCCATGATGGGCCATCGTGGCTGCCGTCTGTGCGTTACCTATCCGGAAATCGCCGAGATGCAGACCAACGCCGTCATCAAGGCTGCCCTGAAGGTCAGCGCTGAGACCGGTAAGATGATCACCCCGCACATCATGATTCCTCTGGTTGGCGAGGTCAAAGAGCTCAAGTACGTCAAGGATGTCGTTGTCAAGACTGCCGACAAGCTCATCGCTGAGGCCGGTGTTGACATGAAGTACCAGATTGGTACCATGATCGAGATCCCGCGTGCCGCTCTGACCGCCGGCCAGATCGCCAAGGAAGCCGACTTCTTCAGCTTCGGCACCAATGACCTGACCCAGATGACCTTCGGCTTCAGCCGTGACGACGCTGCCAAGTTCCTGACTGCCTACTACGACACCAAGATCTACGAGAGCGATCCGTTCCAGCATCTCGATCAGGTTGGCGTTGGCAAGCTGATCAAGATGGCTGCCCACGACGGCCGCGAGACGAACCCCAACCTGGGTCTCGGCATCTGCGGCGAGCATGGCGGCGACCCCTCCAGCGTCGAGTTCTGCCACAATGTTGGTCTGGACTACGTCAGCTGCTCTCCGTACCGTGTGCCTATCGCTCGTCTGGCTGCTGCTCAGGCCGCTATTAAAGCACCCCGTGCGATGAAGGACTAA
- a CDS encoding UDP-N-acetylglucosamine diphosphorylase, translating into MSTAKENFELAQQRYAAAFERHLNNGVEFISRDVYIDPEVEIAPGATILPGCILRGKTVIGAGCVIGPNTLLEDTVVEEGSSINASQCYQSHIGPNNKIGPFTHLRTGTKTAEGCHLGAYVETKNADFAEGNTVSHLTYIGDATVGKYCNFGCGTVTCNYDGEGKFHTTIGDYVFIGCNTNLVAPVTVGDHAFTAAGSTIGKDVPAGALGIERAKQANVDGWGEHKLEKYIAKKQKLEADKRKG; encoded by the coding sequence ATGTCTACCGCCAAAGAAAATTTTGAACTGGCGCAGCAGCGCTATGCCGCTGCCTTCGAGCGCCATCTGAATAACGGCGTGGAATTCATCAGCCGCGACGTCTACATTGATCCGGAAGTGGAGATCGCGCCGGGGGCCACCATTCTGCCCGGCTGCATTCTGCGAGGCAAGACCGTCATCGGTGCGGGCTGTGTCATCGGCCCCAACACCCTGCTGGAAGATACGGTGGTAGAGGAAGGTTCTTCTATCAACGCCAGCCAGTGCTATCAGAGCCACATCGGCCCCAACAACAAAATCGGTCCCTTCACCCATCTGCGCACCGGCACCAAAACTGCCGAGGGCTGCCACCTGGGCGCCTATGTGGAGACCAAGAACGCTGACTTTGCCGAGGGCAACACCGTCAGCCACCTGACCTACATCGGGGATGCCACCGTGGGTAAGTACTGCAACTTCGGCTGCGGCACGGTCACCTGCAACTACGACGGAGAGGGGAAATTCCACACCACCATCGGGGATTACGTCTTCATTGGCTGCAACACCAATCTGGTCGCACCGGTCACGGTGGGCGATCACGCTTTCACCGCCGCCGGTTCCACCATTGGTAAGGATGTGCCCGCCGGGGCGCTGGGCATCGAGCGGGCCAAACAGGCTAACGTTGACGGCTGGGGCGAACACAAGCTGGAAAAATATATTGCCAAAAAGCAGAAGCTGGAGGCTGACAAGCGAAAGGGCTGA
- a CDS encoding YccF domain-containing protein, protein MRFLGNLVWFLLGGWLSALCWAAAGLLWCITVIGIPVGLQCFKFASLSLFPFGKEVLYGGGAPSLLLNIVWLLVTGLPMAVGHALWGCLLCLTIIGIPFGLQYFKIARLALLPFGSRIVG, encoded by the coding sequence ATGAGGTTTCTCGGAAATCTTGTGTGGTTTCTGCTGGGCGGATGGCTCAGTGCCCTGTGCTGGGCAGCCGCAGGACTGCTGTGGTGCATCACAGTCATTGGGATTCCCGTAGGACTGCAATGCTTTAAATTTGCCTCTCTGAGTTTGTTTCCCTTTGGAAAAGAAGTTCTGTACGGCGGCGGTGCTCCGTCGCTGCTGCTGAATATCGTCTGGCTGCTGGTGACCGGTCTGCCCATGGCTGTCGGTCACGCCCTGTGGGGCTGCCTTTTGTGTCTTACCATCATCGGGATCCCGTTCGGCCTGCAGTATTTCAAAATTGCTCGACTGGCACTTCTGCCCTTTGGCAGTCGGATCGTCGGTTGA
- the pth gene encoding aminoacyl-tRNA hydrolase: MSFFSSLSGADWLIAGLGNPEPKYDGTRHNAGFEALDYLAEQWQCPLNKSKWQGLYGTTQVGEHKVVLLKPLTYMNLSGQSIAPTANFYKIPANHIIVLCDDITQQPGHLRIRPHGSAGGHNGLKSIIASLGTEEFSRIRIGIGAKPNPQYDLAVWVLGKLPPEDRKAMTDRYPDIEQACRLLMDDNLQYAQNKFNR; encoded by the coding sequence ATGTCTTTTTTCAGTTCTCTCTCGGGCGCCGACTGGCTGATTGCCGGTCTGGGAAACCCCGAACCGAAATACGACGGCACCCGTCACAACGCCGGATTTGAGGCGCTGGACTATCTGGCCGAGCAGTGGCAGTGCCCCCTGAACAAAAGCAAATGGCAGGGGCTGTACGGTACCACACAGGTGGGCGAACATAAAGTGGTACTCCTCAAGCCGCTTACCTACATGAACCTCAGCGGGCAGAGCATCGCCCCCACCGCCAACTTCTATAAAATCCCGGCCAACCACATCATTGTACTCTGCGATGACATCACCCAGCAGCCGGGACACCTCCGCATCCGCCCCCACGGGTCGGCCGGCGGGCATAACGGGCTGAAAAGTATTATTGCCAGCCTGGGCACCGAGGAATTCAGCCGCATCCGCATCGGCATCGGTGCCAAGCCCAATCCGCAGTACGATCTGGCGGTCTGGGTGCTGGGCAAGCTCCCGCCGGAAGACCGCAAGGCGATGACTGATCGCTACCCTGACATTGAACAAGCCTGCAGGCTGCTGATGGACGACAACTTGCAGTACGCCCAAAACAAATTCAATCGATAA
- a CDS encoding SH3 domain-containing protein, translated as MSSLRKKALVRLLLCAVVFIATIVFCFLLLTGTFDGGAEPASTPESSSVAEGESPAGDSAATDSVPAEGEDSSSEAVEPTPEPTPEPTPVNFDGLSEQPTTVYAEGEQPAFTVTPDSNMNLRAGPGTDFDKVAQIPAGTAVTALGTNADETWVVVQYEGQYGWLAKEYLNAA; from the coding sequence ATGAGCTCTCTTCGCAAAAAAGCACTGGTTCGTTTGCTGCTGTGCGCTGTTGTATTCATCGCCACCATCGTGTTCTGTTTTCTGCTGCTGACCGGCACTTTTGACGGCGGTGCAGAGCCCGCTTCCACGCCGGAGAGCTCCTCCGTTGCCGAAGGTGAGTCCCCTGCCGGGGATTCCGCCGCCACCGACAGTGTTCCCGCCGAGGGCGAGGATTCCTCCAGCGAGGCGGTCGAGCCTACGCCGGAGCCCACTCCGGAGCCGACGCCGGTAAACTTTGACGGCTTGTCCGAGCAGCCGACCACCGTATACGCCGAGGGCGAACAGCCGGCCTTTACCGTGACCCCGGATTCCAACATGAATCTGCGTGCCGGCCCCGGCACGGACTTCGACAAGGTGGCTCAGATCCCGGCCGGTACCGCTGTCACCGCCCTGGGCACCAACGCCGATGAGACCTGGGTCGTGGTCCAGTATGAAGGTCAGTACGGCTGGCTTGCCAAGGAATATCTGAACGCCGCCTGA